TTGTCATTGAGCCCCACCACCGCACTGTCATTGATACTGAAAACGCTGTCATAAAAGCTGCCTTGAATGACCTGAGTCCGCATCATGTAGATCAGCGCCTTGCCCTGTGGTGGTGGCGGTGGTTCGAAATATGGCTGACTGGAGCTGGTGTGACCACAACCGGTCAACACCAGCATGAGCAACAGGGCCGGGATACTTTTCGATGTTGAACTCATTTGTTTTGCCCCAGTAACTGGTTAATCACCGGCGCCATCTTCTCTTCGACCGGCGCTACTTTGGATGGATCGAAACCGCCCTCACCCGTCAGATGGTATTGCCCGAAACCGATCTGTTGATCGCTTTTGAAGAGCCGGACACTGGCATCGGACAAGTACGGAGAAAAGTCCCAGGAACGAATGGCGGTGTAGGTAAGACGATACTCACAACTACCCGGAACGGGCGCCGCGTAAAGCCGACTTTCGATACGGTGCTTACGCAGTAGCGTTTGCAGGCCATCCACGAAGTCGCCCACCACCACTTTCGGGTTTTCTTCGATGCAGATCTGCGAAATTTTGTATTGAGAAGCGACTGGCTCGACTTTGATGTTGGTACAACCGGCCAATGCCAGTAGAAGGCCTGCCGTGATGACTCTGGAAAGCATGTTCGATCCCTGAAATGTGCAGTGATATCAAAACGATGCCATCATGGTAGTTTTGCGCGTTTTCCCGGTCAATGTGCTGACGAGAAAAGGTGACGGATTTATTTTCGTCCTCGCCTAAAAAATAAATCCGTCCCCATGTTTCATGTTTCCGAGCGGGGCGTTGAGCCGCGATAGTGGGTAAACCCGCCAAAAAAAAACCGACGCTTAAGGTCGGGTTTTTCGTGGGTATTGCGACCCGCGAGTGAGTCACGGGTACAAAAGGGATGGAGCGCAATGTTGAATGACCGCGAGCGAGCCCGACGTGCTTATTGTTTACGGGTTACTCGACCTGCGACAGCTTGGCGTCGTCACAACCGGCAGCCCGGCACTCGCGCTCGACAGCCTTGAGTATGACGATACGCGCCTCGGTCTTCTCGTTGGCGCAGTCCAGGTAGAGCAGGCCATCGTTGGAACAGGCGTTGTCACGAATCTTGATCCACTGGATTTGAGCGGCTTTCACCTTTTTCTTCTGATCCGGGTTCAGGGCACTCATCGTCTTCTTGTACTGATCGTTGATGTCCTGATCCGACTGAACCATTTTCAGCGAAGCGCAATAGGTCCTGTCATAGGCGTTTCTAGGGTTATCGCAACTCATCGCAAAGGCCGATGCGGATGCCATGGCCAACAACGTCCCAACCAACAAAGACTTGATCACAGACTTCTCTCCCTGAATGCCCCCTATTGATTAGAGGTCGCGGCGGGGAATTTATCATGAGGGTTGTGGAACAATGAAGCAGATCGTGGGGATCCTTCCTGTTTTTCACGGCCCACCATCAACCGCGACGGCCAGTCGCTACAGCTTGGCATTTCTCGACCAAAGATCGAGGTCGCTGCCGCATGCCGCGACGATGTAGTTTCCGCACCACGAGAATCCGAACGCCCTCACGTGGTCCGTGTAGATCACCGTGCAATCCGCTTGATGCCCCTCAATCAGCGCATTCTTGAAGGGTTTGCTCAGAATAAGTTTGTTCTCAGGCCAATCCGGGGAAACCAACTCCAGCCCTTCCCCAGCGATGTTACTGGTCGGCAAGCCGCCGCCATGGATTCCACACAACGGTATGACTTCATCGGCGATCACGCCGATGCCCTGGCCATGCAATCCGAGTTCGCTCAAGCCCGCATATTCTTCATAGTCGCGCGCAATCTTTTCCCCTGTGTTGCAATGCACCACACTTCGACCCGAGCTTGAGACCACCAGCAAGTAAGGCCCTTTTTGCGAAAACCCAACCGATAGCAGCCCGCCGACGGCTATCGAAGCCACATGCGTCCAGCCCTCGGGGTTTGCATCAACAGGGATCTGCTCGATGAGCCTTATCAAGCGCTTTCGATTGTCTTCGCGTAATGAATTCATGAGTGCACTCGGATAAAAAGAGGGGCAAGTTCATGCGCGACTGCAATATGCCCTTGGCCCCTCTTTTAGAGCAACGCTACGTATCGGCGCGCCAGATTGATTCTGGCTGTCGTGTAGCCTTATGGCTTGGCCTTGCCCAGTTGCTTGCCGGTCTCGGCGACGATGGTGTTGAGGCCCTGCTCGTTGATCTTCTTCCAGTCACCGTCGGTGGCCATCTGCATGCTGTCGCGCGCAGTCGTAATCACTTCAAGCGGCGCTGCGCCCGGGGTTTCGATTTTCAAATGGGCCTTGTTGTTCACCGCCACGGTGAACGCACCGGGAGAGAACCACGACCAGTACTCGATAATGTGCACATTCACCGCCGCGGCGCTCGGCGTTGGCGTGGTTACAACCTGATAGCCGGCCTGCTGATAGGCCGTTGCCACCGCGTTGCCCACCAGTTGCGAAACGGTACGGCCCGAGGGCAACACCACATCGCCCAGACCTTTGCCGAAGCCGTTGCGCTTACGGCCAATCGCGCGATGGGTGACGCTGGTATCGTTCACTTCTTCATCGTTTTTCAGCGAAGGGATATCGGCGCTGGGTGGATCAATCTGGAAGACCCGTTCGTCCACGGCGTTGATGTACACCTGCTGACCTTGGCCCGACATGCCCGCTTGCGGCGCGGGGCCGGTTACCTCGACCTCGGATCGGTTTGTGGCGCAGCCCACCAATGAGGCGAGGGCGATAACGACGGCGGTTGCTTTCAAATAAGACATGCTTGCTCCTGAGTTGTACGTTTGTCCTTGGTGCCAGGCTTCTCCATGACCGATGGCAGATCTTGGGTAGTCCATGGGACCCACCTGACATGACGAAACTAAAAAGGATTGTGGCACCAAGCCACTATCGCAAACAACCGCAATTACGGGGCTTCAATCGCAAAAGATTAACGACGACATGAAGTCTTACGAAGTCCAATTGTGGCGAGGGAGCTTGCTCCCGCTGGGCTGCGCAGCAGCCCCCACCGGGCCGACACATTCCTACAGACAAACCGCCACAGCCGCTTCCTGCCCGCCCGGACGGACCCCCATAGCCCCGATTTGCAGGGCGGTAGGGCGCTCTGTTTATCCTCCCATCACCACCCTTCCGCCAGGCTACCCAACCTTGCGCCATTGCCTACAACTACGCCAGAATCCGCCCGCTTGTGCGCCTTGTCCCTGGGCTCTATCGTTTTCCTGCCACTGCCCATCAGTGGTCGGGTTTAGTAGCCCGCGGTTTTCCCGCAAGTTGCATGAGTCTCCGTTCAGGCAGGTATCTCGGATCCTGTTCTTCATGGTGGCTGTGCGCAGGGCGCTTCGGCGCGCCGGCAATGCTGGAATCCCCGGTCTACTAACCTGCGCACAGCCGCCACCCTTCTTTTAGTAGGGAAAGGGTTGCGGCCTAACTCGAGGATTCCAGCCTATGTTCAAAGTAACTCCAAACCCTCCGGAAGCGGACCAAACGTCCCCGTCCAAAAAATCCAAAACCAAGAAACTCGACGAAGCCGCCGAACGCGCCTTGGACTACTACCTGCTACCAAAACCGGAAAAACCAGAAGACACGTCCCGACCGGGCCAGCTATTCACCGTCGCAAAAAACGCCGACAACGAATGCCTGCTCGCCAACCTCAGCGAAACCCTGGCGGCAGCCGACGCGATGGTCAGTAATCTGGCCTTCGATCTGGAAGGCTCACGCCGACACATTGCTCTCGGTATCCAGCAACTGATTGAGCTGAGTTCATTGCTGGCGAATCGGGTGTTGGATAACGTCGATCCGCGATAGCGGGTAAACCGCTCAAAGAAAACCCGACGCGTTACGTCGGGTTTTCATGGAGTACGGTTCTTTGAGTGTCCTATCACTTCATAGGTTAGATATTAGCTGCTCTGGCAGGCTGTTATCGGCCAAAAGCGGTCAATCGGATTAAACTACACCGAAGTCCTGTCAGAGATTACTTACATGCTGATTGAGTGCCAAAGGTGCGGTCAAGGTTACGTTCGAGCAATGCGGGTTCGCTCTACAAAAATTTTGCTGTGGGTGTGCGAAGAATGCGAAGCGACGTGGACGAGTCAGGCTGAGGTAAATATCTGTAAATTTGAAGATTACGGAACGTTAATGGCGGGCATTGGCCGCAGTTGTTTATGGTCGGACTTGGAGCCACAGTGAAAAGTTAGTTGTCGAGTACTTACTGTCAAATGCCCGCTTTGAGTCGAAATCAGCCTACTGACACAAACAGGCCTCGCAACGTTTCCGGTTAGTATTTTTTCAGTGACGGCTTCGGAGTGGCTGTGGTCGTACAGTGGCATGGCCACCGGCTGCTGCGGTATAGGGTCTTTACCGACGTTCTTCAATGGCTTGCGTTGTGGGCTTCAAAGGTTGGAGCTTCATCAAGACATTGTTCAGCTCCACTCCAATGTTTACGGTCAGATGCTGAATACGGTCATGCTCCTTTCGCATGAACTCGCGAGCGTTGGTTTTTTCAAACAATTCACCTGCGTACCAGAACGACTCCAAGAACAGAATCCACTTCTCTTCCCGCTTGCCAGTGGCGTCCTCGTTCAGTTCTGAGCGGACAATGCTGCGGTGCTTTGACGTATTGGTCAGGGCATCAAGGTACTTGTAGTCATCGCCAGTTGTGATCTCGCGGAAAAATCTACAGAGCTTGTCGTACTCGGAATGCCCGGCATCGCGTTGCTGCTCTAGGAGCCTGAGGACCTTCTTGGCATAGATGTCCCGCTCCTTAAGGGGCCTGGGGAGTTTGTCCAGCTCCAAGGAGTAATAGAGCATGTGGGAGCAGGTATCCGCGACGGCATGCAGGCTCTGGACGAAGGCAGTGACATTCCCCCTGATCTTAAGCATCAGGTAACTAAACTCATCGTAGTCCTCGTAGACACCCCACAAGCCTGTCTCCTTCAGTTTGGATTCGATGTATCCATTCATCATGTCCAAGGCTTCGTGGTAGTGGTAGCGGCAGAACTGAGGTCTGTCCGTCATGGATCTTACGCTAGGGTGCGCCTTCTTCCACTGCGCCGCCCCGAATACCGCAGTGACTAGCTCCCCCGTCAATCCAATGTCCCATGTGGGGTGCTTCTTTTCTTCAGTTTTAGAATCGACGTCCATTTTTCTACTTATTTGGTTAGGAAATCTCTAAGTTGTTAATCCGCGTACGTACTTTAGCTGTCCATTGAAACTTTGTTCTGAAAGCCCGCAATGGATGCTTCTTGACAGGTCCTGTCCTCCTGAATGACTGCTTATGGCCGATTTCTGCCTGTCACGACCCGCCCTAAATTTAAGTAGGAATAATTTGTTCGGGGCTCTCCAAGGCCGCAAGGAAGTCGTCTTCACTCTCAGCTCCCCACCATGGGATAGATACAACGCCGCCGAGGTCTCTTAGCTGCCGCAGTAGCTCCAACAATGAATAGATCTGATCTTGTCCCCACTGAGCCCCCATCCGATAGTCCAAAGTGAGGCTATTAGTGAAAACGTAAACACCAAGGTCAGGTATTTGACCCCGGGTGCCGTAAAGCCCACCGAGAACGACGTGGAATGCCTCTGCTGCTCCTGAGCTTACAAGCAAAGCATCCTGAGGGCCGGAGAATGGCTTTCCACTTTGGGATGCTTTAATCCAAAGATAGCCGCCGTCAACAGTGACATTTTTCGCGCCATGATCGAACAGATATTGAAATGCCTGCGGTACGAGCGACGAATCTGAATACGTCACCACAACCTCAGGGAGCGATCCATCGTTAGTTGCAAAGTATTCGGAAAGATTCACGTGGCGTGCCTATCGTTTGCAAGGGGCATTTTCGATAAGCCGATGCCCCCTGGATGATTGTGCGGTGTTGGCCAGGTTGAGCCAATCTGTCGTTATTAACCCAACTGAAAACTGATTGCGAGCGGATGGTCAATGCTTTGGGCGGGAAGGGATGGCTCTGAGGGGTAGCTTCGACCCATAACGGCCGGTCGACACGAGCGGCCATCTGTTATAACTAGACATCATTACCTACATGAGCCATCGGTCTTGCATACAACAGCTTTTCCATCCGAATCTGAAATTCGTCTCGCGGCACAGCGCGCCTTGCTGGGTGAAATTCCGCCACGTCTAAGATCTGTGTCGTTCGATATCGCTGACGATGGGCGACTGCGCGCGCGATTCGAGTTCGACGGTGATCCGACGGATGAAGAGAGGGAGTGTGCCAGCGTCGTTATGACAAATATTCTTGCTATGCTCGGCCCTACGATTTCCTACACGGAAGACTTCGTGTCCAATATTTTTCCACAACACCGCGATTTCCTTCCTATTTCTGTCTATGCACGAAATGAAGACGCTTGGAATAGCTGGACCGCGAGCTATGGAAACGAATAACTGAACGACCGCTTAGGATCGAGGACGCACTGGTTTCAAAATTGCAATTAGCGCACTGAGTTTTGAGCGCCATGTGCAACGATTAGGGGGAGTGCACAAACCGCCGTCTGGTCACGAACAGCCCCGCGCCCACCGGCACGGCAAGGACCGACATCAATCCCATGTCAAAGCCCAGCAACTGGGTCTGGCTCACGGCAACGCAGCCGATTGCGCCTGCCACCACCAGCGTCACCCCTAGCCACTTGCGCAGCGGGTACGGCTTAAGAAACCGATCAAGTAGAAAGGCCAGCGCCACGACGATGACCGTCTGGGTAATTTCGGACATGTGCAGCCCCACTCAGGTCTTGATGATCAGGGATTCGGAAGAGCGCTGTGGGCCAATCCCACCATTGACCTGCGCCTGGATGCTGACGATTACGTCGCCAGCATGGTAGGTGGGCAGAGCGTCATTGACGTACGAGCGCACACCCGCCGTTGCAACGGTACCTGCGGCGACAGTGCCTGCAGGCCCGGCTAAACCGCCCACAGTACCGGCGGCGCCACCGAAGGCGGAGGCGGCCAGGTTGGCGATCTTGGTGCGCTGGGCATTGAGGGTATCGCCCTGTTGCCGGGTCAGCGGCTTGGAAATGCCGATCATCATCACGCACGGCAGGCTCTTGGCCTGCATCTTGTCGTACACCTCGACGACCTTGCTGTTGACCTCATAGTGGGCGCTTTTCGCCTCGCCAAAATGCAGCTCGCGTAAGCGCCCACGTTCGCTGTCGGTGAGGGTGATCTGCGAGACGTTGAAGATGATCCCGTGCGGGGTCATGTATTGGAAAGTCCCTTCGACCTTCATAGCACGTATCCTTTCGAGCAAGAGGGGGGCGATTTTCTACAAACAGCGCCTGAGATGCAAACCGGCACTTTGCTGGCAGGTCGCGGCGGTTCGCTCAATGCTTAGCGCTAGCCAGGGCCAAAGCAGCTTTCTCAACATAATCGGCAGATCACCAGTAATCCATGGTTAACGACGGCTACGCCGCCGAGCGGGAGCAAGCTCCCTCGCCACGGGGAATGTCGGTGGTTGAGCAGAACGCTGGTACTCCAAAAAAAGGGGGACGCACTCGCATGCATCCCCCCGTTTTCATTCAACCGCGCGTCTCAAATTAAAACGCCGGCAACACCGCCCCTTTGTACTTCTCAAGAATAAAAGCCTTCACTTCCGGCGTATGCAACGCCGCAACCAGCTTCTTCATCGCCTCACTGTCCTTATCATCCTCACGCGCCACCAGGATGTTCACATAAGGCGAGTCGTTACCTTCAATCACCAGCGCATCCTTGGAAGGATCCAGCTTGGCCTCCAACGCATAGTTGGTATTGATCAACGCCAGATCCACCTGGGTCAGCACGCGCGGAATGGTCGCCGCTTCCAGTTCGCGGAATTTCAGATCCTTCGGGTTCTCAACAATGTCCTTGGTGGTGGACAAGATGTTGTTCGAATCCTTGAGTTTGATCACCCCAGCCTTAGCCAGCAACAACAGCGCACGGCCGCCGTTGGTGGCGTCGTTCGGGATGACCACGTTGGCGCCACCGGGCAGTTCTGTCAGTGCCTTGTACTTGCTGGAGTACGCGCCCAAAGGCTCCAGGTGCACACCGGCCACGCTCACCAGGTGGGTGCCCTTGGCTTTGTTGAATTCATCCAGGTACGGCTGGTGCTGAAAGAAGTTGGCGTCCAGGCGTTTTTCCGCGACCTGCACGTTCGGCTGGATGTAGTCGGTGAAGACTTTGACCTTGAGGTCCACGCCTTCCTTAGCCAGGGCCGGTTTGACGAATTCGAGGATTTCCGCGTGCGGCACTGGCGTGGCCGCGACGGTCAGGGTGTCGGCGGCGTGGGCGGAAAACGCTGCGGCAGCAGCGAAGGCAACCAGTAATTTTTTCATTCAGCTAACTCCTTGTGAGGCGCCCGCTCTCGGCGCCTGCCAGCGAATGGCCGGCTCATGGTTTATTGGCCGCGAGGCCTTATTTTCTAGAGAAATGCACAACTAACTTGTCGCCCACGGTTTGCAGCACCTGAACCAGCACCAGCAGCAACACCACCGTGACCACCATCACATCGGTCTGGAAGCGCTGGTAACCGAAGCGGATCGCCAGGTCGCCCAAACCACCGGCGCCGACGACACCGGCCATGGCCGTGTAGGACACCAGCGTAATCGCTGTCACCGTAATCGCTGCAAAAATGCCTGGACGGGCTTCCGGCAGCAAGGCGTTGACGATGATCTGCCGCGTGGTCGCGCCCATGGCCTGGGTCGCTTCGATGATGCCGCGATCGACTTCGCGCAGGGCGGTTTCCACCAGGCGGGCGAAGAACGGTGTGGCGCCGACCACCAGTGGCGGGATCGCGCCGGCCACGCCCAGGGAGGTGCCGGTGATCAATACCGTGAACGGGATCATCACGATCAACAGGATGATGAACGGCAGTGAACGCAGGATGTTCACGATCAGCGATAGCAGCGCATACACGCCGCGGGCTTCGAGCAACTGGCGCGGGCTGCACAGGAACAGCAGCACGCCCAGGGGCAGGCCGAGCAGCACGGTAAACAACAGCGAACCGAACAGCATCAGGAAGGTGTCGCCGGTCGCCAGCCAGATTTCCAGCCAGTCGATGTTGGAGAAGAACGAACTCAACAGTTCCATTAGCGCAGCACCTCCATGTGGACATCGGCCGCGGTGAAGCGGGCAAACGCCGCCTCCATGTCACCGCCGGTGATGGCGAGGGTCAGTTGCCCGTAGGGGGTGTCTTTGATGCGGTCGATACGACCGGCCAGGATGCTGTAGTCCACGCCGGTTTCCCGGGCGATGGTGCCGAGCAATGGCGCGTAAGTCGCTTCGCCCTGGAACGTCAGACGCACGATGCGCCCTGGGACGTGAGCGAAATCGTCGCGCTGTTCGCTTTCGTCGATCTGCTCGTCTTCCTGGACGAAACGCTTGGTGGTGGGGTGCTTGGGGTGCAGGAACACCTGGGCCACCGGGCCTTGCTCGACGATCACGCCAGCGTCCATCACCGCCACTTGATCGCAAACGCGGCGGATCACGTCCATTTCATGGGTGATCAGCACGATGGTCAGCTTCAGTTCGCGGTTGATCTCGGCCAGCAGTTGCAGCACCGAGGCGGTGGTTTGCGGGTCGAGGGCGCTGGTGGCTTCGTCGCACAGCAGGATCTTGGGTTTGGTCGCCAGGGCGCGGGCGATGCCGACGCGCTGTTTCTGGCCACCGGACAATTGCGCCGGGTATTTGCGGGCGTGGTCGGACAGCCCTACCCGCGCCAGCAACTCGGCCACTCGGCGGTCGATGTCGCTGCGGGACAATTCGCCCGCCAGCGTCAGCGGCAGCGCCACGTTGTCGGCCACGGTCTTGGACGCCAGCAGGTTGAAGTGCTGGAAAATCATCCCGACTTGCTGGCGGAAGCGGCGCAGGCCGCTGGCGTCCAGGGCGGTGACTTCCTCGCCGTCGACAATGATCTTGCCGCCAGTGGAATCTTCCAGGCGATTGATCAGGCGCAGCAGGGTACTTTTTCCCGCACCGGAATGGCCAATCAGGCCGAAGACCTGACCGTTCTCAATCGTCAGACTGGTCGGATGCAGGGCGGGGATATCCCTACCGGCGACTCGGTAGGTTTTATGGACGTCTTGAAACTCGATCACGTAGCGAACCTTGTGGGGCGCGTTGGAAAAGGATCAGCGGTTAGCCGGGCGCGCATTTTAGCCTGTCCCGTATAGAGGTTCTTAGCATTTATTTGCGATCGGACCTGTCATTTGGCAATAACGCGATCAAAGGCCATAAAAAAGGAACACGGCCAAACGGCATCGGTCACTCATTAAGCCACTTGAAATACCGGGGTCATGCACCTGCGGTATCGAACTCAGATTCCTGGCCAAGGCGAGGAACGCAAAGAGGAGTCATGCCTGATGAGTACCAAGAAGCCCACAGTCAACAAGAGCCAACTGGCCGGGACCGACACGCTGGATCGCGGCAACACCAACGCCAAGCTCGAGAGCCTGGAGCAATTTCGTTCCGACGCCACCGAACAAGCGCTGCGTACCAACCAAGGCGTGAAAATCGC
The sequence above is drawn from the Pseudomonas sp. St316 genome and encodes:
- a CDS encoding DUF2846 domain-containing protein, translating into MSSTSKSIPALLLMLVLTGCGHTSSSQPYFEPPPPPQGKALIYMMRTQVIQGSFYDSVFSINDSAVVGLNDKTYSWVQVSPGLHKVSAGPRPHPKNVYLNLSVEPGKEYFVEYTQEYAAEMVRVRDAKEGKAMVKGYSYIPVK
- a CDS encoding Sbal_3080 family lipoprotein yields the protein MLSRVITAGLLLALAGCTNIKVEPVASQYKISQICIEENPKVVVGDFVDGLQTLLRKHRIESRLYAAPVPGSCEYRLTYTAIRSWDFSPYLSDASVRLFKSDQQIGFGQYHLTGEGGFDPSKVAPVEEKMAPVINQLLGQNK
- a CDS encoding lysozyme inhibitor LprI family protein — its product is MIKSLLVGTLLAMASASAFAMSCDNPRNAYDRTYCASLKMVQSDQDINDQYKKTMSALNPDQKKKVKAAQIQWIKIRDNACSNDGLLYLDCANEKTEARIVILKAVERECRAAGCDDAKLSQVE
- a CDS encoding flagellar biosynthesis protein; this encodes MSYLKATAVVIALASLVGCATNRSEVEVTGPAPQAGMSGQGQQVYINAVDERVFQIDPPSADIPSLKNDEEVNDTSVTHRAIGRKRNGFGKGLGDVVLPSGRTVSQLVGNAVATAYQQAGYQVVTTPTPSAAAVNVHIIEYWSWFSPGAFTVAVNNKAHLKIETPGAAPLEVITTARDSMQMATDGDWKKINEQGLNTIVAETGKQLGKAKP
- a CDS encoding DUF6124 family protein, with the translated sequence MFKVTPNPPEADQTSPSKKSKTKKLDEAAERALDYYLLPKPEKPEDTSRPGQLFTVAKNADNECLLANLSETLAAADAMVSNLAFDLEGSRRHIALGIQQLIELSSLLANRVLDNVDPR
- a CDS encoding MetQ/NlpA family ABC transporter substrate-binding protein, whose translation is MKKLLVAFAAAAAFSAHAADTLTVAATPVPHAEILEFVKPALAKEGVDLKVKVFTDYIQPNVQVAEKRLDANFFQHQPYLDEFNKAKGTHLVSVAGVHLEPLGAYSSKYKALTELPGGANVVIPNDATNGGRALLLLAKAGVIKLKDSNNILSTTKDIVENPKDLKFRELEAATIPRVLTQVDLALINTNYALEAKLDPSKDALVIEGNDSPYVNILVAREDDKDSEAMKKLVAALHTPEVKAFILEKYKGAVLPAF
- a CDS encoding methionine ABC transporter permease, whose amino-acid sequence is MELLSSFFSNIDWLEIWLATGDTFLMLFGSLLFTVLLGLPLGVLLFLCSPRQLLEARGVYALLSLIVNILRSLPFIILLIVMIPFTVLITGTSLGVAGAIPPLVVGATPFFARLVETALREVDRGIIEATQAMGATTRQIIVNALLPEARPGIFAAITVTAITLVSYTAMAGVVGAGGLGDLAIRFGYQRFQTDVMVVTVVLLLVLVQVLQTVGDKLVVHFSRK
- a CDS encoding methionine ABC transporter ATP-binding protein, whose product is MIEFQDVHKTYRVAGRDIPALHPTSLTIENGQVFGLIGHSGAGKSTLLRLINRLEDSTGGKIIVDGEEVTALDASGLRRFRQQVGMIFQHFNLLASKTVADNVALPLTLAGELSRSDIDRRVAELLARVGLSDHARKYPAQLSGGQKQRVGIARALATKPKILLCDEATSALDPQTTASVLQLLAEINRELKLTIVLITHEMDVIRRVCDQVAVMDAGVIVEQGPVAQVFLHPKHPTTKRFVQEDEQIDESEQRDDFAHVPGRIVRLTFQGEATYAPLLGTIARETGVDYSILAGRIDRIKDTPYGQLTLAITGGDMEAAFARFTAADVHMEVLR